The genome window GCATGAAGTTGTTCTGTCTGCGCTCCATCCACAACTGGCGGGTTTCCCAGGTCCTGCTCCGCCTGCTTCCCGGCGCCCAACATCCTTTGTTGTCTCGCTGGAAACGGAGATGGCGAACGGCGCTGCCGTTGGCTCTTTTATGACGCAGTTGGTCCGGGCAAGTTGAAGTTTGTTTGCTCGGCCGTGCCTGCAAAGGAGTTCATTCTTCTATAATGCATTAGCGAGCCACTGAAGAAGTTGTCTCAGTATAGTATGTCCATGTTTGTTTAAAGCCAATCGGGTACAATAAGTGGCTTCTCCTTCTATCCGCAAAGCCCGCAAAAATCCGAGCTCAACCGAAAAAGTTTCCGGCTCATTAAAACCAATTTGCCTGGGAACATTTATAGAACTTTATGCCTTTGATGAAAAGCAACCATTTGGCGCTAGACCAGCCGcatgaaaataaataacattttgcCAATTTCCAATTAATCAGTAAAGTCAACAGCAGCAAAGGTTCATTGAATTTGCAGCTGTTTGGGGTTTTGGCGGGCTGGGGATTTCGGTAAATGGTTTGGAATTAGAAGGGGGGTATATCTGTGGCTTAAGGTTTCTCTCCAAGCACGCTCCGCTTCCAATGATTAGTCAGCCGAGTGATATGACTAAGCGAACCACCAAAGCGTTTGGCCACCACGCGAGACGgaatgaaattcaaattaaaactaGAAGTCGGAGAGGTGAGGTTGGTTGGCTGGGGACTGACAGCCAATCGGTCACTTAACCCGCCGCAAGGTCTTGTACAGTGGGGGCTCCTTGTAATGGACGTTCTGTCCGGGGACAATTTCACTTACTCCTTACATATACGACGATAGAAAGTCTTTGCACTTGAGCACTTAACGAAGACTGTCttggcaattatattttttattagaaggaaAGAAAGAAATTCCACTTTCAAGAGCTTCTACTGTAAGTGAACAACCATGGCACCTGACAAACCGAGAAGTCCGTCAGTGGGCAGCCATTTGACACCGAACAGTGCCATATTATCTGGAGCTAGCTGGAGGTGGAGAGCAGATTTCACGGGTGGCCAGGGGCTGGGATGTGGGCGGGGTATCTGGGGCGGACAAAGTGGCTCGTTGGTTGCTCAATTGCGCTGCGGGACAGTCGAGAAGTTGGTGTTTGCCTCTTTGTTTGCCACAGTTCTTTGGCCCGGGACTTGACTCCGTTTGAATTGTCTTTGTTGCCAtcaacatttaatttaatatgtgAGTTGAGTGCCCCGAAAGTCCGTCCATCGTTCCTTTCCGTCCTACATCAACTGGTTACTGGTTTTCTAGATTTGCATAGAGTGACAGCGCCCAGGAGTTGTAGATTCCACTCATTTGTATGCTTGGCAACAAGTCTTCGGCAGAGGCCAAACCCAAGACCCATCCGCCGCCAGACAGACTTAGTTGAGGCTTcccatttaatttattcatgCAGGATTAGTCGTATATAAGTCCTACATAAACCGACGACAGCTGTCGCTACCTGGCCAACAAGCAAAGActtcaattcaatttatgcaaattatcTTGTGGGCTTGCCAAATGTGTGTGGAGTTTGTTAGGCGGCATCGAATTTTCCGCCAGATGTTTGCGAAATCCAACAAAAAATCAACCAATTAGTCGAGTGGCATGGGAATGGCTTTTCTTCGCCGTAATTATATGGCTTTAAAAACAATCATACTAAATGTTTTGTATGAGGGTGGTTTGATACTATAGCTAGCAAGTCCGATAGGTAATTTACCCTTTATACCATACATAAGACCCGGCACTCCTTTGATATTGCTTCTCTAGGCCCGAATTATTTCGCCTTGCCCCAGTTTTAGTTTATTGTATTCGGCTAGTGGCAAGTTCCTCAAGTATAGTTTTTCGTGGCTGAAAAGCGGGCCAAGTGGCGCGACCCGAAAAGCGGAAAAACAAGAGGAAAACATGCAAGCGGAAATGCAGTGGGGGAAAACTGGGTGGGTTTTGGGTGCTCTTAGCTCCTTTGGCATTGGCGTTAAGTGTGAATGCACATGGAAGGCACACGGAACAAAGGATGTTTCTCAACTTCTGACACACATGCAATCCCCCAAAGGGATCTTAACTTTCCATTTCATCGCGCCGTCAATTGAATGGCACTGGAATAGATTCGCATTCGCATACGGATGGGGAGATCTCGAACTGAATCTGTGGTATGAGACCCCATTAATGCAAATTGTTGCAACAGGAAATGAGGCGTACCACGCACAGTCACAATGTTGAACACGCCAATTAGGTGGCAATTTATAAGAAATGTTTCGAAAACCGGGAAGAGAGACTCCTCAACTCCTCCTTTGTTTCCCCACATGCATATCGCTTCATATTCACGACGCCATTTTCGAGGTGAAGGAACTCTTTAGTGATTGTTTTCGTGCGGTTTACATAatgcaaaacattttaattgccagATTTTAATGAAGCCCCAGGCCGTGTTGGGCCCACTTTAGCACAATGGAGGGTCTTTTTTGTCCTGGGTGCTGGTCTAATGCATTATTTATGCAGCTGACGGCTTGTCCAATGAGTCAACACATGGTCAAATATTGGGGGAAAAGCTTTTCAGCTAAATGCATAGAACTCTGGAACTTTGGAACTCTGTGTTGGGGAACCCCGTCCATTTTGCTTAATGCATTTGCtacttaatattttatttttataagagGAATTGCAAATgaggaaatgaaaattaaGCATGCATTTCTTATCCAAGATTGCCTTTACTGCGGTTGAATCAGCACTTGCCTCGTGCCTGTGGTTTGTGCAACCGGTTTTCTTTCCATACGGAAGAATCAACTAATCTAAAGTCTTAGAAGACGTAAGCTACACAACTTATACGTTAAGGAGGGAACTCGCTACAAAAGCAAGATACTTAAGTGGGTCGCTCGAAATGATTGAAATATTTGGGAGCTCGTAATCAAGCAGACAGCTCTATTTAATCTACAGCTCAACGACGGCCTTCAACTTTCTTTCGAAGAAACACGCAATGAATGCAACAAATTTTCACTTTCGTGTCTCTGCTTTTATAGCTTCTTGTTGTTTGTTGTCTGGCCCAAACAGAAGCACACAAAACGGCTTTGAGCAGCTGCACTTGACTTGTGCTGCTAAGGCTTTTTCTTTGACTGCGGCTTTGGCCCACCGACTGCACCTTGAGATTCCACAATATGCAGCACATAGCACACGGCACATAATCTGCAGACAACTCGCTTTCAACATGCCTCAAGTGCATCCAGCCTCTGAATGTCACGGGTGTGTTTGCATTTGCTTGGAACCCAACGAAGTCTTGTTTGCATTGGGTTTTAGCACTTCTCCCTCGTAAATCCACACACATTTTAAGTATGCACAAAAGAATCTCGAAGCGGAGCAGAGAAACCAATCTGCACATCTAATTAACCCAGTGTGTAAACAAGAATTCCGCGCATCTGATTAGCTCAGAAAATTTAGCTGATTTAGAAGGCGACGGGAAATGCATTTCAAAATGAGTTTTTCCCAAATGAGTTTTTCAAGCGAGAAATTTGCCCAgacttttttgttttgacgGGCGGCAGCTATAAATACGGACCAACACAACTATTTTTGGTTGGAGGAAGCGCAAATggtttattttggttttggggCATAAACAAAGTTCGAAAGACTCACGAGATCTGCGCCACATCCCATAATATTTACTCAGTTGTTTTTAATACACTACGGATCGCCCCACCCAGATCTTGCACAATGATCTCACAGCACCACGTTACAATTTCCCCATTTCCACGCTTGATTAGTTTCAAGTGTTGAAAATTTCGATGGTCCCGAAATCCAATTAAAAATCGAAAAGTGTCGATTGATTGCGGCACAGGCCTCAGAGAATTGTTTGTTGATTTTGGGGGAGTGTCACTGCAATTAAagattataaaaataatataaatggtaaaaaaaacgGGTCCTACGGACATCTTACATAAGTTTACTTCTTAATCCAGCGATTTTCCATCTCTATATAACCTATACATATTCTCGGCACGTGCCGTCAGGTGGACAAAAGCCAGATCTTAAATAATTTGTGAGCACCCACAATGGGCACTCATAAGGGAAAAAGCTGAGGGAATTGAGGATCCAGTAAGTCACAGTCAGATGCCCTTTGTGTGTCAAGTGATGACGACTCTGATTGACGTGGATGAGTAGATCTGGAGGAGCTGGCGTAAAGAAATTGGAGCAATTGCAGATGGGAACTACAAAACGCTTGTGGCTGAGCTTCAATGTTGGCTCTTGCGGTGCAGTTGTAATCTCTTTGGCTGCACATTTAATCGCAAGCTGCACATTGTTGCGgccaaattgaattgttttgTGGCGATGTGAAGGTGGGCTTTTCAATCAATCGTATTGATTGCCCTGGACCGGCATCGGAGTGCACACAGCTGGCTGCGCCTCAATGCATCCACAGAAAGATATATCTATATAACCACATGGGCACTCAGCTATCCATCCCTTTCGTCCAGCGATCGACTTTGTCTCGCGGCTCTGATTTTTCAATTCATTTGATTTGTATCTGGGAGATGTGGATATGGTAATGGAAAATCTCCCACTCCTGCACTTAATGGTTATGTGggttaatttgattttaatgccTTGCCACAAGGAATGCGGGTGTGGTGGCAATCAGATCGGTGCACAGCAATTGCCAAGAAATCGCGCATCTTGTGGCCATCAGAAATTGAATTACATTACTCGCTGATTGATTCGTGAGTACAGTTCAAGTTCGTCGAAACTCGAACAATTGGTTCAGGGTTCATGCGATTTTTGCGTGCCTTTAAGTGCCGTTTATGAGAAGCGCATAGAGAGGCGTTCCGTCCCACACTATTCACCGTTAATCGACATAGTTTTTAATGGACCACTCATTTGTCACTTGAAGTACTTATGGATGAAATTAAAGTGGCTGAttgtgtgttttctttttatttatatctTTGAAGCATTTGTGAAAATttcagcaacaacaagggGATCTCTTGAATAATTGCCCCCATCAACGAAACTACTTTCCGTGCCcacttgtttgttgttttttatcatttatacAAATCGTTTTGTGTACAGCGTCTAAGGAAAAGCATCGCTACGCCAATTGCTGCTGAAGATTAGCATTTATTGTGTTTGCAATCCATTGTAATCTCGCCGAGATGAAGGCTGCCTTGGCGTTGCATTGTCTACGAGAATGGATCAGGTAGTTAAATGCCCTAACACGGCAATTAAAAGTCGTCTGCTATAGCGGTGGAGAGTTAGATACATAATTGTACAGCAGACCTTGGTGTGTTTCTCGCCGGCAAACTTCGCTTTATTTTACCCCTATGTGATATCATCTTTCCGTTGAAACCGAACTTGAAGCTGTCAGAATCCGAAAACCCAACATCTGCTGGAGTTGCAGGTCGCCCCAGGCAGTTGGTTTGTCCATTCATTAATCATCAACACACCAGTGATGCCAGTTATTTAATTCATGCTAAAGGTATAtgatataaatttatatattaataaatgttCTGATAAATCAAGTCCCTAAGTATTGCTATCGATTTCAAAAATGATATTCTTGAAGGCAAAGGAGCTCGGTACATAAGTTAATCCATAAACACTCTCAAATTGGTTCAGCAAAGAACCAAATTGGCATCTCTGGTTCAGCACACATGCGGAGAGCCCTGCTAAAACCTATGTCATTTGAAGCCCGAAGGAAGGATGGGATTTCTGTGTCCGCATCAGTTCAGTGTCTACTGCATTCGCAATGAGCTGGGTGAAAGCCCATTCACAGGGTTGGATTTCTCCTCTGACATCCTGCTCCTGATGAGCGAAGGGTTTTGTGTGGCCAGGGAAAGGATGCAGGGCCTGCGGCCACTAAAAAGCACATCCCGTCATTAGGAGTAGGCGGTTGAAAGGAGGGAGTAATGCCAGTTATGCGGCTGCCTCTGCAATTTGCTTGTAATTCTTTCGTGTTTGCCCTGTCCCATttaattgcataatttattgATAATTAAATGAAGCTCTAAATTAAACTCTCTTTGCAGGGTCGGCGGCTGGATTCGTTTGGAGTGACTCGACTCCCACAACAATTGCCACTGATGAGGTGAACGAACTGGTCAGCATCTCAGCATCCATTTTTTAGCCCCTCCATCTCTGGCAATTAAGAGAACCCTAATTGGAGGGCGACAACTGCTGGCGAGGAGGAGGGAGCAACTCGACTAAAGATGCCGTCGCTGCGCCAGAAGGTCACCACTTACTTCCGCCAGTTGAGCTTCATCGCGGAGCCTCGCGAGGGTCGCCGGCGGGCCAGCGAGCACGAGGATGATGATGGTAGCTTCATAACCAAATATCTGGAGGGGTAAGTAAATAGAAACTAGAAGCCAGCGAGAGTTGCTAAAATATTTACCCGACCACCTTCACCGACAGCCGAATGCAGCGACAGTTTGTGGAGGGTCCGGAGATTTACAATGGCCAGGATCCCACTGAGATGCCCGTTCTCAAGTTGGATGCATACGAAGCTGGAAATTGCTCCATTACAGCCGCCTGCACAGGTCCTGACGAGGGACTCACCGGCATAAAGCGATCCAAACTGCATTTGAGCACCAGCTTCGCAGATGACATTGACTTCATAGATACGCAGCAGGAGAACGATGATTGCTATGGAGTCAGGAAGAGTACACCGCCAGTTCAGGTGGCCACACAGAACTCAACCCGACTTACTAGCAAATTCGGACGCCCGCCGGCAGGACCTCGCAGACAGAGCAGTGCAGAGCAGCCATCCGGATCTGCTTCCGTGTCGGGAATGCGTTCCCGCAAGAATTCCAAGAGCAGCATAGCCAATCTGGCCGCTGCGTCTGCTGGCACGGATGCTGGAAAAGCCAACAGCGATCAGAACAATAGAAATGTGTTAAATGCAAAGACTGAGGTCTCGACGGATGGGGATCCCAACTTGGAGCGGGAACGTCTGCTCCGCGAAGCTGTAAGCAACCAGGGTGGCTCTGCTCCTGCAGCTTTGATCGCTGGCGTGGAGAACTGGCGCATGGAGTGCGACTTCGCATATGGTATATCGGTGTCCCTCTACGAGACCAACATGCTGACTAAGGAACCCATGGGCAATCCCATCGCCGACTGCTACGGAATGGTAGTGCGCGGAGACTCAGCTGCCATGGCCATGGCAGATGGTGTCAACTGGGGTGATGGCGCTCGTCTGGCCGCCCGTTCAGCTGTTCACGGTTGTCTGGACTATCTGGACCGGGCGGTCTTCGGACAGGCGCTGGAGTGCAGAGCCACCACAACCCAGGAGGTTTTTGTGAGTTTGCTGCGTAGTCTTTGGGAGGGACACGGTTGTATCCTTGAAGTTGGAGGAGCCCTATCTACTCTGACCATAGCCGTGGTGCTGCCGCTGGACGGAGCGCCAGGGAAATATGTCGTGTGCTCTTGTAATGTTGGCGATTCCCTGGGTTATGTGTACTCCAAGAAGCACGGTGTACGGGAACTAACACAGGCCTCCCACGACATCAGTTCCATGCGGGACATGCGCGATGCGTTGGGTGCCCTTGGACCGGCGGATGGCAACAAGCCGGAGCTGAGCAATCTAACATTCTCGATGACCTGCATTGAAAGTGGAGACATAGTCTTTTTAACCTCGGATGGAATCAGCGATAACTTCGATCCAGTTGTGGGCAAGTTTGCCGAAGCCTGGACACCGGATGTTAAGCTTCAGACGTCGGTGCATGGCAAGCCCGCCAACTTGGCACCCAAACGGCAGAACAAGAGCGCATCCGCCATCTATGCCCGTCTGCATCCTTCGACTCCACCCACGCGGCCAGCTCGTCAGTCCAAGGCAGGAAGTCCGCCTAATAATGCGCCAAGTCGACCAAAGTATATGCGCTCTCAAACGCTCATTGAACCACGCCAGGGATTGGTATCAGCTCCACCGCCATCGGTGGTGCCCCAACGCATTCCAAAGTCCATCTCAGGACTGCCCCTTGTTACCGGTCCCCAGCGGCATGCTCTTACCCTCTACCGCTTGGAGGATCTGCTCAGCTATGGCATCAACGGCACGTTTTCGCCATGCGTATCGGCCCGCAGGCTCTGCCACTTGCTCATCGATTTTGTAAGGATGATAACGTCAGCCAGGAGGAAGACTCTGGAGCAAAGGGAACTATTCTACAAACTCTCTACGGGACCAGATGGCGCCAAGCGCGAGGTGCAACTGAACCGCATGCAGCATCGCGCGGCCAGGAAGCGTGTGGTGGACAGCAGCGCCTTTGTAGCATTGCCCGGGAAACTGGACCATGCCACTGTGATGGCCTACACGGTGGGCGGCGGAGAGGAGCACAAtaatggaaatgaaaacggCGATGGGGTAGCTATTTCGCCTGTACTGCAATCCACGGAGTTTAAGGAGACGAATTTCTAAACTGGATGAAACGCTAGACTGCCGACTAAgctttttatacatttttctcACGCATCTCCGGCATGGGTAGTTCTATCTCAAAAGTAAAAACAATTCTCTTTAGGGCCTTGAATAAACTGGAATAAtattatgtttttgttttttaattatatatttatgcaaaaatgccaattaatttaaaattgtaatagaCCTGCATaatattgtttaattatttgccaaatactttgtttaattttctaacatttatttttcttatttctgtacaagtttattaattaaatagtTTATATCTAAGCCCATAAA of Drosophila mauritiana strain mau12 chromosome 3R, ASM438214v1, whole genome shotgun sequence contains these proteins:
- the LOC117142844 gene encoding PP2C-like domain-containing protein CG9801, translating into MPSLRQKVTTYFRQLSFIAEPREGRRRASEHEDDDGSFITKYLEGRMQRQFVEGPEIYNGQDPTEMPVLKLDAYEAGNCSITAACTGPDEGLTGIKRSKLHLSTSFADDIDFIDTQQENDDCYGVRKSTPPVQVATQNSTRLTSKFGRPPAGPRRQSSAEQPSGSASVSGMRSRKNSKSSIANLAAASAGTDAGKANSDQNNRNVLNAKTEVSTDGDPNLERERLLREAVSNQGGSAPAALIAGVENWRMECDFAYGISVSLYETNMLTKEPMGNPIADCYGMVVRGDSAAMAMADGVNWGDGARLAARSAVHGCLDYLDRAVFGQALECRATTTQEVFVSLLRSLWEGHGCILEVGGALSTLTIAVVLPLDGAPGKYVVCSCNVGDSLGYVYSKKHGVRELTQASHDISSMRDMRDALGALGPADGNKPELSNLTFSMTCIESGDIVFLTSDGISDNFDPVVGKFAEAWTPDVKLQTSVHGKPANLAPKRQNKSASAIYARLHPSTPPTRPARQSKAGSPPNNAPSRPKYMRSQTLIEPRQGLVSAPPPSVVPQRIPKSISGLPLVTGPQRHALTLYRLEDLLSYGINGTFSPCVSARRLCHLLIDFVRMITSARRKTLEQRELFYKLSTGPDGAKREVQLNRMQHRAARKRVVDSSAFVALPGKLDHATVMAYTVGGGEEHNNGNENGDGVAISPVLQSTEFKETNF